A window from Acropora palmata chromosome 14, jaAcrPala1.3, whole genome shotgun sequence encodes these proteins:
- the LOC141865712 gene encoding histone-arginine methyltransferase CARM1-like isoform X1, which translates to MGYMLYNERMLESYLHAKKWLKPNGKMFPTTGDLHVAPFFDDALYMEHFSKANFWYQNSFYGVDLSNLRESALEEYFRQPIVDTFDVRILMAKPVTHSVNFLSAAEDDLHRIEIPLHYTVHTAGSVHGLAFWFDVLFQGSNVPVWLSTAPQEPLTHWYQVRCLLPTPIFVKVGQALSGKVLLISNRRQSYDVEIELMVDGTGIKSKNTLDLKNPYFRYTGTQTPIPAGTNTVSPTELYWNMATSSTSAVNENGTLDGSCGNMMTNGLVVNDPATYAGAGGILGASPYALGGISSGMPIVSAVPNASTLEGSSSHYVSNRYVVGNQAAIIQGYSGTNCGEYSNSKGAYHSMVYSR; encoded by the exons ATGGGTTACATGCTTTACAATGAACGGATGCTTGAAAGTTATCtccatgcaaaaaaatggCTGAAACCAAATG GCAAAATGTTCCCTACTACCGGAGATCTCCATGTGGCCCCATTTTTTGATGATGCTCTCTATATGGAACATTTCTCAAAAGCTAATTTCTG GtatcaaaattcattttatgGAGTTGATTTGTCAAATCTAAGAGAATCAGCTCTTGAGGAATACTTCAGACAGCCAATAGTT gATACATTTGATGTACGCATTCTGATGGCAAAACCTGTTACACATTCTGTGAACTTTCTTTCAGCAGCTGAAGATGATTTACATAG aATAGAAATTCCTCTGCACTATACAGTGCACACTGCTGGATCTGTTCATGGCCTTGCTTTCTGGTTTGATGTGTTGTTTCAAGGGAGCAA TGTGCCTGTGTGGCTGTCCACTGCACCTCAAGAACCACTCACACATTGGTATCAG GTTCGGTGCCTACTTCCAACTCCAATATTTGTTAAGGTTGGACAAGCTTTATCTGGGAAGGTGCTTCTTATATCAAACAGAAG ACAAAGTTATGATGTTGAGATAGAGTTGATGGTCGATGGAACAGGAATCAAATCCAAAAATACACTGGATCTCAAAAATCCGTATTTTCGCTATACTGGAACACAAACACCAATACCCGCTGGTACCAACACAGTATCACCAACAGAACTTTACTGGAATATGGCCACGTCATCTACATCTGCTGTGAATGAAAATGGAACTCTTGATGGATCATGTGGcaatatgatgacaaatggtCTAGTTGTTAATGATCCTGCCACTTACGCTGGAG ctGGGGGAATTCTAGGGGCTTCACCGTATGCCCTTGGGGGCATCTCAAGTGGGATGCCCATCGTCAGTGCTGTCCCTAATGCCTCAACCCTAGAGGGAAGCTCCAGTCATTATGTCAGCAACCGCTATGTGGTGGGCAACCAAGCAGCTATTATCCAAGGCTACAGTGGCACCAACTGTGGGGAGTATTCCAACAGTAAAGGAGCCTATCACTCCATGGTGTACTCAAGATGA
- the LOC141865712 gene encoding histone-arginine methyltransferase CARMER-like isoform X2 codes for MGYMLYNERMLESYLHAKKWLKPNGKMFPTTGDLHVAPFFDDALYMEHFSKANFWYQNSFYGVDLSNLRESALEEYFRQPIVDTFDVRILMAKPVTHSVNFLSAAEDDLHRIEIPLHYTVHTAGSVHGLAFWFDVLFQGSNVPVWLSTAPQEPLTHWYQVRCLLPTPIFVKVGQALSGKVLLISNRRQSYDVEIELMVDGTGIKSKNTLDLKNPYFRYTGTQTPIPAGTNTVSPTELYWNMATSSTSAVNENGTLDGSCGNMMTNGLVVNDPATYAGGASPYALGGISSGMPIVSAVPNASTLEGSSSHYVSNRYVVGNQAAIIQGYSGTNCGEYSNSKGAYHSMVYSR; via the exons ATGGGTTACATGCTTTACAATGAACGGATGCTTGAAAGTTATCtccatgcaaaaaaatggCTGAAACCAAATG GCAAAATGTTCCCTACTACCGGAGATCTCCATGTGGCCCCATTTTTTGATGATGCTCTCTATATGGAACATTTCTCAAAAGCTAATTTCTG GtatcaaaattcattttatgGAGTTGATTTGTCAAATCTAAGAGAATCAGCTCTTGAGGAATACTTCAGACAGCCAATAGTT gATACATTTGATGTACGCATTCTGATGGCAAAACCTGTTACACATTCTGTGAACTTTCTTTCAGCAGCTGAAGATGATTTACATAG aATAGAAATTCCTCTGCACTATACAGTGCACACTGCTGGATCTGTTCATGGCCTTGCTTTCTGGTTTGATGTGTTGTTTCAAGGGAGCAA TGTGCCTGTGTGGCTGTCCACTGCACCTCAAGAACCACTCACACATTGGTATCAG GTTCGGTGCCTACTTCCAACTCCAATATTTGTTAAGGTTGGACAAGCTTTATCTGGGAAGGTGCTTCTTATATCAAACAGAAG ACAAAGTTATGATGTTGAGATAGAGTTGATGGTCGATGGAACAGGAATCAAATCCAAAAATACACTGGATCTCAAAAATCCGTATTTTCGCTATACTGGAACACAAACACCAATACCCGCTGGTACCAACACAGTATCACCAACAGAACTTTACTGGAATATGGCCACGTCATCTACATCTGCTGTGAATGAAAATGGAACTCTTGATGGATCATGTGGcaatatgatgacaaatggtCTAGTTGTTAATGATCCTGCCACTTACGCTGGAG GGGCTTCACCGTATGCCCTTGGGGGCATCTCAAGTGGGATGCCCATCGTCAGTGCTGTCCCTAATGCCTCAACCCTAGAGGGAAGCTCCAGTCATTATGTCAGCAACCGCTATGTGGTGGGCAACCAAGCAGCTATTATCCAAGGCTACAGTGGCACCAACTGTGGGGAGTATTCCAACAGTAAAGGAGCCTATCACTCCATGGTGTACTCAAGATGA
- the LOC141865714 gene encoding uncharacterized protein LOC141865714 has product MVMANDKMIVPVIFILFLGLASACIDNSDCGEFEFCCADGLCRSSCVCTDESDCSVEECCSNYQCTYNCDLTTGSVAGIIVGGVIFVSIISSIIACCFCACCPYYRYRNQGVVVVSAGQPPYQQFVSTTTTTSSAQQPMPGYCQQPPPYHVQPQAGGYPPPQAHGQVVYPPQGMPVKH; this is encoded by the coding sequence ATGGTGATGGCGAACGATAAAATGATTGTACCCGTTATATTTATCTTATTCTTAGGCTTAGCAAGTGCCTGTATTGACAACAGCGATTGCGGTGAGTTCGAGTTTTGCTGTGCAGATGGCCTTTGTCGAAGCTCGTGCGTGTGCACCGATGAATCAGATTGTAGCGTTGAGGAATGCTGCAGCAACTATCAGTGCACCTATAATTGTGATTTAACCACCGGCAGTGTTGCTGGAATCATCGTAGGCGGCGTAATCTTTGTTTCCATCATTTCATCGATCATTGCTTGCTGCTTCTGTGCGTGCTGTCCATATTACCGCTACCGTAACCAAGGGGTTGTAGTAGTTTCAGCTGGGCAACCACCTTACCAGCAGTTCGTTTCAACTACGACCACGACTTCAAGTGCTCAACAGCCCATGCCTGGTTATTGCCAACAGCCTCCTCCCTACCATGTGCAGCCACAAGCAGGTGGATATCCCCCGCCACAGGCACATGGGCAAGTCGTGTATCCTCCTCAGGGAATGCCAGTGAAGCACTGA